The Lysobacter oculi genomic sequence ATGCCGAGGTCGCGGTCGGGCAGCAGCGCCATCGCGCCGCGATAGCCCTGCACCGCGCCGCCGTGGAAAAAGAGCTTGTGGCCGGCGTAGTTGTAGACGCGCCAGCCCAGGCCGTAACCGGCCGAGGTCAGGCGCTCGCGACGCCAGCTGGAGCCGCGCAGTTCGGTGGGCGTATCGACGCGCGCGCTGTGGATGGTCTGCAGCAGGTTGGCCGGCAGCACGTCGGGGCGATGGCCAGTCTGCGCGATCAGGTAGTGCGCCATATCGGAGATGCTGGCGTTGACGCCGGCGGCCGGAGCGAGCCGGTAGTAGGTCGGCTTCGGCATCAGCGAGCGCCAGCCGCCGCCGCCGCGCACATGCGGCTTGGCCCAGCGCGGGCTGCCTTCGATGCCTTCCAGCCCCAGGCTCGCATCGTTCATGCCCAGCGGCTTGAAGATGCGCGACTGCACGTTGTCGTCGTAATAGCGGCCGGTCGCGGCGTGGACCACGTCGCCGATCACGCTGAAGGCGACGTTCTGGTACGAGTAGCAGGCACCGGGCGCGCAGCGCAGCGGGGCGCCGGCCAGCTTGGATCGCACATCGTAATAACTGGCATTGGCCTCGATGTCGCGGTCGAAGGCGTTGCGGGTCAGGCCGGTGCTCTGGCTCAGCACGTTGGCGACGGTCAGCCGCGTGGTGGAATCCGGGCTGCTCAGGCGGAAGCCCGGCACGTACTGCACCACCGGCTGGTTCCACGACAGCACGCCATCGTTGACCAGGATGCCGGTCAGCGTGCCGGCGAAGGACTTGGACAGCGAAGCCAGGCGGAAGACGGTATGCGCGTCCACCGGCTCGGGGCGGGTGGTGTCGGTGATGCCGTAGCCGCGTGCGCTGACGATGCGGCCGTTCTGCACGATGGCCACGGCCAGGCCGGGAATGCGCTGGTTGCTGACCAGCTGCTGGGCGATGCCTTCGAAGGTGCGGGCGTCGAACGGCAGCGGGGCGACGGTCGCCGGCTGCGGATAGGCCTGCTGCTGCAGGTAGTTGTCGAGGGCGGAAGGTGCGGACTGCGCGGGCGCGGCGGCGGGGTTCTGCCCGGCGTTGGACGGCCAGCCCAGCGGTGTCTGCGCGGAGGAGCCACCCGGGGCGGGCATCAGCAGCGAAAAGGCCGCGAGCTGGAAAGCGATGAGTGCTTTGCCGCGATACATACGCATGGCATCCCCTGGAACAGTCTCGGTCAGGCCGAAATACTAGTAGGGCTTTCCGGTTTGTGCATGAACAGGGCGAGCTTGTTCATGCATCCATATGATTTTCATCACATTTGATATTGGGATGGCAGCGGCGGGCGTTTCCATGGCGCAGGGACGGGCCGGACCGGCATCCTGCGCGGCTCCGGCCCGGTGACATGGATCACACCGGTCGGCTACCGTGCGCGCATGACCGACACCCCGGACGCAGCCCGCGCACCCGCCCCGCATCGCCGCGTCCACCAGGGCGAGTGGCCGGCGGTGGCGATTTCCTTCCTCTACTTCTTCTGCGTGCTGGCGGCGTACTACATGATCCGCCCAGTCCGCGAGCAGCTGTCGGCGGCGGTCGGTTCCACCCAGCTGCCGTGGTTCTACGGCGCGACCTTCGCCTGCATGGTGCTGCTGGCGCCGGTGTTCGGCGCGGTGGTCTCGCGCTGGCCGCGCCACATCGTGGTGCCGCTGTTCAACCTGGCCGGCATCGCCTGCCTGCTGGCTTTCGTGCCGTTCTTCGCCGACCCCACCCTGCTGTCGCAACGCACGCTGGGCATCGTGTTCTTTGTCTGGGTGAGCGTCTTCAACCTGTTCGTGGTGTCGCTGTTCTGGATCTTCATGACCGACATCTGGAACGCGGAGCAGGCCCGGCGGCTGTTCCCGATCATCGCGGTGGCCGGGACCGCCGGCGCGGTGGCCGGTCCCAGCCTGACCCGTGGGCTGGTGCAGGTGATGGGCGTGGCGCCGCTGCTGGTGGTGTCGGCTTCGCTGCTCGGCATCGCGGTGGCCTGCGTGGTGTGGCTGGGGCGCTGGGCGCGCGCGCATGCCCACCTGCGTCCCGACCAGGCCGGCGGCGAGGCGGTGGGCGGCGGCATGTGGGATGGCATCAAGCAGATCTTCGCCACGCCCTTCATGCGCAACATGGCCCTGCTGCTGTTGCTGGCGGACGGCATCGGTACGGTCAACTACGCGCTGGTCACCGACTACTCGCACCAGGCCTTCGTCGACCAGGTGATGCGCACGCGTTTCGCCGCCAACGTGGACCTGGCCACCAATCTGGTGACGGTGACCACCCAGCTGCTGCTGACGCGCTGGATGCTGCCGCGTTACGGCGCCGGCGTGGTGCTGACGATGTGGGCGATCGGCGGCATCGCGATGTTGCTGCTGGTGATGCTGGTGCCGGATGCGCACGCGCCGCTGATCGGCGGGATGCCGGCGGTGGCGTTGGCGCTGATCGTCACCCGCGGGCTGGCCTACGGTATGGCCGAGCCGGCGCGCCACAGCCTGTTCGCCAAGGCGCCACGGGTGATGCGCTTCAAGGGGCAGAACGTGGTCGATACCGCGGTCTGGCGTTTCGGTGACCTGGCGATCGCCAGCGGCATGAACCTGCTGCGTTCGGCGGGTGCCACCGTGGGGACGTTCGCCGCGATCAGCGCAACCTCGGCCCTGGTCGCCGGCACCATCGGCTGGCGGCTGTCGAAGTTGACCGGCGAGCGCCTGGCCGATTCGATGCGCCCGGACCACTGAGCCGGTGCGGCAGCGACGGATCTTCCGCGACCTCGTGCCCGCGCGTTGGCGGCGCTGGGGCTGGCTGGCTTCGGCGCTGCTCGGCGTCGGCCTGCTGGTGCTGGTCTACGGCCTGTTTGTCGAGCCGCGACGCCTCGTCGAGCGCGACCACGTGCTGCAGCTTCCGCATTGGCCCAAGGCCTGCGATGGCCTGCGGGTGGATGTGGTGTCCGACATCCACACCGGTTCGTTCGGCAACGGCACCGGCAACCTAGACCGCGTCGTCGCACGGCTCAGGGCGAGCAATGCCGACATCGTGCTGATGGCCGGCGACTACGTCATCCTCAAGGTGCTGTTCGGCGGTTACGTGCCGGGCCGCGTGTTCGCCCACCACGTCGCGCCGCTGGCGGCGGACAAGCGCGTGTACGCGGTGCTCGGCAACCACGACTGGTGGAAGGACGGCCGGCAGGTGAGCGCCGCGCTGACCGGCGTGGGCGTGGAGATGATCGACAACGCCTCGATCCCGGTCGTCCACGGCGAATGCCGCTTCTACCTCGCAGGTCTCGGTGACGAGCTGGAAGGCAGCCCCGACATCGACATGGCCTACGGCGGCATCCCCGCCGATGCGCCGGTCATCGCGCTGATGCACGAGCCGGCGACCTTCGCGCGCATCCCCGCACGCACCGCGCTGTCGGTAGCCGGGCATACGCACGGCGGCCAGATCAATCCGTTCTCGTCGCCGTGGCGCACGGCGGAATACGCGCCGCACTCACACTGGCTGCGTGGCCAGGTGCGCGACGGCGGGCGGCTGTTGTTCGTCACGCCGGGCATCGGCACCAGCATCCTGCCGATCAGGATCGGGGTGACGCCGGAGATCTCACGCCTGACCCTGAAGCGCCAGCCAGAACGCGCCGCCGAATAGCAGCGCGCCGAGCGCGAACACCGCGCTCAGGAAGTGCACGAAGGCACGGTTGATGCGCAGGAAGACGAACTGCTCGAAGGTCCGGCCGATCCAGAACAGGCACATGAAACCGAGCAGCCCGCGCCCGAGCAGGCTGCCGGTCACTTCTTCCGGCAGCAGCAGGCAGGACGCGGCGATCGCGAAGAACACCCAGGCCAGCCGCAGGTTGAGGATCTGGATGATGGCGCGGTTGGCCGGCGTGGTGGCCTGCAGCGAACGCGGCCAGTCGAACAGCCGCCAGAACGCCAGATGGAACACGCCGAGCAGCAGGCTGTGCAGGCCGCAGGCCATGACCAGCAGCCCGGTCATCACGCGCGGCCGGCCTTCGGCGACAGCCACATGTCGATGCGGGCGCGGAAGACCTCGACGCCCTGCGGGTCGGTGACCGAGATGTCGTAGGGCAGCGCGTAGCCGGCCTCGGCCACGCGCGGCGCGAAGGCGGGCGTCGCGGTTGCGGTCATCGTGCCCATGGCCTTCTTCAGGTATTCGACCTGCATGCCTTTCGGGATCCAGCGCATGCCCGCAGGCGTGCCGGCATCGCAGGCCAGCCCGCCGACGAACTCCGCCAGGTTGCACAGCGCGATCGCGTGCACGGTGCCGATGTGGTTGCTGACCCGGCGACGATGCGCGATGCGGGCCACGCCGCGTTCCGCCGACAGGTCGACGATGCGCGGCGCGATGCTGCCGAAGTACGGCGCCTTCCGGCACACCAGCTTCGAGAACAGCCACTTGCCGGCGGGTTTGTCTTCAAGGCGCCGGTACAGCTTGAGGATGTCCATGCGCGTCCTCCGCAAATGCAGACCCCCGCGCGCGGCGGGGGTCGGGTGGGGTGGGGATGCCGGATCAGGCCACTTCGCGGCGGGCGTCGTCCTCGGCCTTGACCAGCGCCGCGTAGCCCGCCGAGCGCAGTTCCTCGGGGTCGAAGTCGTCGACGGTGATCGTGTCCAGCGTCAGCACGCGCAGCTCCTTGAGCTGGGCGGCTTCCTCGTTGGTGATCCAGCCTTCGCGCACGCCCTCGGCCAGCTGGTCGTCGAACTCCAGCGCCTCGATGTCGCTGTTCTTCAGCGCCTTCTGGAACTTGCGTTCCACCGGCTCGGCCAGCACGAATTTCGGCAGGTAGCTGTAGATGCGGCCGCCGGGGTTGAGCGCGGTCGGCGTGGTGAACACGCCTTCGGCGAGGCGGTCGCGGGCGTCGTTCGGCGTCATCAGGATCGAGGCGACCTTGTGGCCCAGGCGATCGCTCGGCGCCTGCGCGCGGCGACCCAGCGGGAAGATCACCGGCCACAGCAGCCACGCCACCGGACGCACCGGGAAGTTGCGCAGCGCGCCGGACAGCGCGGTCTCGATCTTGTTGACCGCATCGTGCACCGCCCACGCCAGCAGCGGCTGGTCGCTGTCCGGACGGCCTTCGTCCTCGTAGCGCTTGAGCATGCTGCTGACGATGTAGAGCTGGCTCAGCACGTCGCCCAGGCGGCCCGACAGCGATTCCTTGAACTTCAGCTTGCCGCCGAGCAGCAACATCGACACATCCGCCATCAGCGACAGGTTGGCCGAATAACGGTTGAGCTTGCGGAAGTAGCGGCGGGTGTAGGCGTCGCCCGGCGCGGCGCCGAAGCGCGAACCGGTGATCGCGAACCAGAAGCTGCGCACGGCGTTGGAGATCGCGTAGCCGATGTGGCCGAACAGCGCGGTGTCGAAGGCGTCCAGGCGCTCGCGCGGATCGGCGAGCTGGGTGGCCTTCATTTCCTTCATCACCCACGGATGGCAGAGGATCGCGCCCTGGCCGAAGATCATCAGCGAGCGCGTCATGATGTTGGCGCCTTCCACCGTGATCGCGATCGGCGAGGCCTGCCACGCGCGGCCGGCAAAGTTGCGCGGGCCGAGGATGATGCCCTTGCCGCCGATCACGTCCATCGCGTCCTTGGCCACGTTCCGGCCCATCTCGGTGCAGTGGTACTTGGAGATGGTCGAAGGCACCGCCGGGTTCTCGCCGCGTGCCACGGCCGCCGCGGTCGCCTGCGACAGCGCGCTGATCGCGTAGGCATGGCCGCCCATGCGCGCCAGCGCTTCCTCGACGCCCTCGAAGCGGCCGACCGACAGGCCGAACTGCTTGCGGATGCGCGCGTACGCACCCACCGTCACCGCGCCCATCTTGGAACCGCCGCTGGCGGTCGAGGGCAGGGTGATGCTGCGGCCGATCGACAGGCATTCCATCAGCATCCGCCAGCCCTGGCCGGCGTAGTCCTCGCCACCGATCAGCTGCGACAGCGGCACGAAGATGTCGCGGCCGCGGATCGGGCCGTTCTGGAACGGCGAGTTGAGCGGGAAGTGGCGGCGGCCGATCTCAAGGCCGGCGGTATCTCGCGGCACCAGCGCCAGCGAGATGCCGATGTCCTGCGTGTCGCCGATCAGGCCGTCCGGGTCGTACATGCGGAAGGCCACGCCGATCAGCGTCGCCACCGGCGCCAGCGTGATGTAGCGCTTGTTGAGGGTGAGCTTGATGCCCAGCACCTGCGCGCCGTTCCACTCGCCCATGCAGACGATGCCGTAGTCGGGGATCGAGGTCGCATCGGAACCGGCGAACGGCCCGGTCAGCGCGAAGCACGGCACCTCGCGGCCATCGGCCAGGCGCGGCAGGTAGTGGCGCTTCTGTTCCTCGGTGCCGTAGTACATCAGCAGCTCGGCCGGGCCGAGCGAATTGGGCACGCCGACCGTGGAGCTGACCACCGAGCTGATCGAAGCCAGCTTCTGGATCACCTTGTGGTTCATCAGCGCCGAGAAGCCGAGGCCGCCGTATTCCTTCGGGATGTTCAGGCCGAAGAACTTGTTGCGCTTGATGAAGTCCCAGGTCTCCGGCGGCAGGTCGGCGCGGACGTGGTCGATCTCCCAGTTGTCGACCATCTGGCAGAGTTCTTCGGTCGGCCCGTCGAGATAGGCCTGTTCCTCGGCGGTGAGTTCGGGCTTGGGCTGCGACAGCAGCTGCGACCACTCCGGCTTGCCCGAGAACAGCTGGCCTTCGAAACCGACCGTGCCCGACTCCAGCGCGGTGCGCTCGGTGTCGGAGAGCGGCGGCAGGATCTTTGTGTAGAACTTCAGCAGCGGCGCGGTGATCGCCGCCTTGCGCAGCGCCGGGATCAGCAGCGGGATGGCGACGACCGCCGCGATCACCGCCGCGACGATCGTCGCGGTGACGTTGGCACCCAGCAGCCAGCAGGCCACCAGCAGGCAGGCGGTGAGGGCGGCCCAGATCGCCAGACGCCAGCGGTGGTAAGCGGCGAGCCCCGTGGCAACGAGGAGGGCGAGGAAGGGGATCACGATGGTCATGCGGCACTCCTGCGGCTTGCGCAGCGGACGGTGATGGAAAGAAATGGCGGGGTGATGTCGCGTCGGCGGCATTCACCATACGCGAAAGTATGTTTAGCGCCGCGCAGTGTCAAGTTGCACCGCCGCATACTCAATATGACGGCGGCGTATGGTTAAATGGCGCCCATGACGCCACCCACCGAAAAACCCGAACGCACCGGCCGCCTCAGCGCCGATGACTGGGCGCAGGCCGCGCTCGACCAGATCGCCGAGCAGGGCGTGTCCGCCGTCGCGGTGGAGCCGCTGGCGCGCCGGCTGGGGGTGACCAAGGGCAGCTTCTACTGGCACTTCCCATCCCGTGATGCGCTGCTGCAGGCCGCGCTGGAGCGTTGGGAAACCCACGAGCAGGAAGAAGTCTTCGGCCAGCTCGAAGGTGTGACCAACCCGGCCGACCGCCTCGGCTCGCTGTTCAAGCTGGTCGCCAACGAGGTGCAGTCTCACGTCATCTACAGCGAACTGCTGAAGGCGCTCGACCATCCCGCGGTGCAGCCGGTGATCGGCCGCGTCTCCAAGCGCCGCCTCGACTACCTGACCTCGCTCTTCCGCGCCGCCGGCCTGGACGCCACCGATGCCCTGCATCGCGCGCGCCTGGCCTACGCGGCCTACGTCGGCTTCCTCCAGCTCAACCTGCAGCTGGGCCAGCGCGACATGCAGCGCGAGGAATTCGAGGACTACGTCGCCCACATGATGGCGACGCTGATCCCCTCCAAAGCCGGCGCCTGATCCTTTTTCCTTCGCCGTGCGTGTTGCGCGGCTTCGTTTCATTTGCACGGAACCGACATGACCGACATCGCCCAGAACGCGCAGAGCCAGCTCGAAGCCCTCAACCAGTGGGTGCTCGAAGTGGCGCGCCTGACCCGTCCCGACCGCATCCACTGGTGCGATGGCAGCGATGCCGAGAACACCCAGCTGATCGAGGCGATGCTCGCCGACGGCACGCTCATCAAGCTCAACGACGCAACCCATCCCAACAGCTACCTGCACCGTTCGCATCCGGACGATGTCGCCCGCGTCGAGCACCTGACCTTCGTCTGCACCTCGCAGCGCGACGACGCCGGCCCGAACAACCACTGGATGGAACCGGAGATCGCCCGGAACCAGATGAAGTCGCTGTTCGACGGCTGCATGGAAGGCCGCACGATGTACGTCGTGCCGTACTGCATGGGCCCGATCGACTCGCCGCTGTCGCGTTGCGGCGTCGAGATCACCGACTCGCCCTACGTCGTCGCCAACATGCGCATCATGACCCGCATGGGCGCCGCCGCACTCGCGCGCATCGAGCGCGAGGGCAGCTTCGTCAAGGGCCTGCATTCCACCGGCGACCTCAACCCGGACCGCCGCTTCATCATGCATTTCCCCGAAGACCTGGAGATCCAGTCCTTCGGTTCCGGCTACGGCGGCAATGCGCTGCTGGGCAAGAAGTGCCACGCGCTGCGGATCGCCTCGCACCAGGCTCGCAGCGAGGGTTGGCTGGCCGAGCACATGCTGATCCTCGGCATCGAAAACCCGAAGGGCGAGACGCACTACATCGCCGCCGCCTTCCCGAGCGCCTGCGGCAAGACCAACCTGGCGATGCTGATCCCGCCCGAGGGCTATGTGCGCGACGGCTGGAAGATCAGCACGGTGGGCGATGACATCTGCTGGATGCGCCCCGGCGCCGACGGCCGCCTGTACGCGATCAATCCGGAAGCCGGCTTCTTCGGCGTGGCGCCGGGTACGTCGGAAAAGTCGAATCCGAACGCGCTGGCCTCGCTGCAGCGCGATGCCATCTTCACCAACGTCGCCGTCACCGACGACAACCAGCCGTGGTGGGAGGGCCTGGACAAGCGCGTGCCCGCCATTGACTGGCGCGGAAATGCATACGATTGCAACGCCGGCAAGCCCGCCGCGCATCCGAATTCCCGCTTCACCGTGAGCGCCAGGCAGTGCCCGAGCTATTCGCCGCACGCCGAGGACGCGCAGGGCGTGCCGATCTCGGCCATCGTCTTCGGCGGCCGTCGCGCCTCGCTGGTGCCGCTGGTGTTCGAGGCCCGCGACTGGACACACGGCGTGCTGGTCGGCGCCTCGATGGGCTCGGAGACGACCGCCGCCGCGACCGGCGCGGTCGGCGTGATGCGCCGCGACCCGATGGCGATGAAGCCGTTCGCCGGCTACAACTTCGCCGACTACTTCGCCCATTGGCTGTCCTTCGACAACGCCGGCGCCAAGCTGCCGAAGGTCTTCCACGTCAACTGGTTCCGCAAGGGCGAGGGCGGCGACTTCCTGTGGCCGGGCTTCGGCGACAACATGCGCGTGCTGGAGTGGATGCTGAAGCGCGTGGCGGGCGAGGCGGGCAGCATCGAAACCCCGATCGGCCACCTGCCCAAGCTCGACGACATCAACCTCGATGGCGTGACGCTCACCGACGAGGCGCGCGAGAAGCTCTTCGGCTACGACCGTGACGGCTGGCGTCAGGAGTTCGCCGGCATCGGGGAGTATCTGGATGAATACGGGCCCCGCATGCCGGAGGCGCTGAAGGCGGAGCAGGAACGCATCTTTTCGGCGCTTAAGGACTGACGAAGTCCTCACGCATGCGTGACGCAGCCTGAACATTCTTTCAATGGAGGTTATCTGAATAGGGAGGGCTGAACAGTTGCTTTCCAGAGTAGTGAAATTTGCGTTATGCTCGGCTGAGCCTCGCCCTACGGCAGGCCTCTTAGAGACTCTGGAGACCCACCCTAATGTTGAACACCAAGAAGCTGACGAGCGCGATTCAGGTCGCCCTCTTTATCGGTACCGCTTCTCTGGTCGCTGGCAATGCCTTCGCGCAGACCCAGACCGAAGAGAAGAAGGAAGAAACCAAGTCGCTCGACCGCGTTGAAGTGGTCGGCTCGCGCGTCAAGCGCGCTGAAATCGAAGGCGCCCTGCCGGTCACCGTGATCGACCGCGCTGCCATCGACGCCACCGGCAAGGCCTCGGTCGCCGACGTGCTGCGCGACACCACCTTTGCCTCGTTCGGCAACTTCCGCCCGCAGTCAGGCAGCTCCGCCCAGGCGCTGGCCGACATCGACCTGCGTGGTCTGGGTTCCAGCCGTACGCTGGTCCTGATCGACGGCCGTCGCGCCCCGAAGGCCCCGTTTGCCGCTGGCAGCCAGGATTTGAACGCGATCCCGACCTCCGCGGTCGAGCGCATTGAAATCCTGTCCGACGGCGCCTCGGCCGTGTACGGCTCCGACGCCATCGGCGGCGTGGTCAACATCGTGCTGCGCAAGGATTTCGAAGGCGCCGAACTGCGTGCCGGCATGGGCATGACCGACGTCAAGGGCGGTGACACCCACGAATACGCCGCCACCTTCGGCACCGCCGGTGAGCGCGGCCGCATGATCATGTCGGCTTCGGCCAACGATCGCGGCATGGTGTTCACCCGTGACCAGATCGGCTACGTCCAGGGCGTGTCGGTCTACGGCAACAACTACCGCGTCTACAACCAGAACACCGGTGCCTTCGTGACCGCGCCCACCGCTGTCCCGGGCTTCGCGTGCAACACCAACGGGTTCTGGCGCACCGCCGGCGGCACCTGTTCGTTCGACTTCAACTCGGTCGCCGCGAACGAAGCCTCCATCAAGAACAAGGGCCTGTTCGCCCGCGGTGACTACCAGATCACCGACAACTGGTCGGTCTACATGACCGCCATGGCACAGAAGGTCAACAGCTTCGGCCGTTACGCCCCGGTGCCGGTGCTGGCCCTCGTCGCCGACAACACCCCGAACGACATCATCAAGGGTGACGGCCTCGCCACCGCGCTGTACCACCGCATGGCGGCGGGCGGCAACCGCGACACCAGCTCCGACGCCAACGTCACCGACCTGCTGCTGGGCTTCCAGGGCCGCGTGTGG encodes the following:
- a CDS encoding NTP/NDP exchange transporter, with the translated sequence MTDTPDAARAPAPHRRVHQGEWPAVAISFLYFFCVLAAYYMIRPVREQLSAAVGSTQLPWFYGATFACMVLLAPVFGAVVSRWPRHIVVPLFNLAGIACLLAFVPFFADPTLLSQRTLGIVFFVWVSVFNLFVVSLFWIFMTDIWNAEQARRLFPIIAVAGTAGAVAGPSLTRGLVQVMGVAPLLVVSASLLGIAVACVVWLGRWARAHAHLRPDQAGGEAVGGGMWDGIKQIFATPFMRNMALLLLLADGIGTVNYALVTDYSHQAFVDQVMRTRFAANVDLATNLVTVTTQLLLTRWMLPRYGAGVVLTMWAIGGIAMLLLVMLVPDAHAPLIGGMPAVALALIVTRGLAYGMAEPARHSLFAKAPRVMRFKGQNVVDTAVWRFGDLAIASGMNLLRSAGATVGTFAAISATSALVAGTIGWRLSKLTGERLADSMRPDH
- a CDS encoding hotdog fold domain-containing protein, whose protein sequence is MDILKLYRRLEDKPAGKWLFSKLVCRKAPYFGSIAPRIVDLSAERGVARIAHRRRVSNHIGTVHAIALCNLAEFVGGLACDAGTPAGMRWIPKGMQVEYLKKAMGTMTATATPAFAPRVAEAGYALPYDISVTDPQGVEVFRARIDMWLSPKAGRA
- a CDS encoding serine hydrolase domain-containing protein, with amino-acid sequence MYRGKALIAFQLAAFSLLMPAPGGSSAQTPLGWPSNAGQNPAAAPAQSAPSALDNYLQQQAYPQPATVAPLPFDARTFEGIAQQLVSNQRIPGLAVAIVQNGRIVSARGYGITDTTRPEPVDAHTVFRLASLSKSFAGTLTGILVNDGVLSWNQPVVQYVPGFRLSSPDSTTRLTVANVLSQSTGLTRNAFDRDIEANASYYDVRSKLAGAPLRCAPGACYSYQNVAFSVIGDVVHAATGRYYDDNVQSRIFKPLGMNDASLGLEGIEGSPRWAKPHVRGGGGWRSLMPKPTYYRLAPAAGVNASISDMAHYLIAQTGHRPDVLPANLLQTIHSARVDTPTELRGSSWRRERLTSAGYGLGWRVYNYAGHKLFFHGGAVQGYRGAMALLPDRDLGIAILWNSESSLPSGLLPTILDSAIGLPQVAWLKLDNMPIGAPVPGMEEESEGIGSASGDGNTPPR
- a CDS encoding TetR/AcrR family transcriptional regulator, which translates into the protein MTPPTEKPERTGRLSADDWAQAALDQIAEQGVSAVAVEPLARRLGVTKGSFYWHFPSRDALLQAALERWETHEQEEVFGQLEGVTNPADRLGSLFKLVANEVQSHVIYSELLKALDHPAVQPVIGRVSKRRLDYLTSLFRAAGLDATDALHRARLAYAAYVGFLQLNLQLGQRDMQREEFEDYVAHMMATLIPSKAGA
- a CDS encoding acyl-CoA dehydrogenase, with protein sequence MTIVIPFLALLVATGLAAYHRWRLAIWAALTACLLVACWLLGANVTATIVAAVIAAVVAIPLLIPALRKAAITAPLLKFYTKILPPLSDTERTALESGTVGFEGQLFSGKPEWSQLLSQPKPELTAEEQAYLDGPTEELCQMVDNWEIDHVRADLPPETWDFIKRNKFFGLNIPKEYGGLGFSALMNHKVIQKLASISSVVSSTVGVPNSLGPAELLMYYGTEEQKRHYLPRLADGREVPCFALTGPFAGSDATSIPDYGIVCMGEWNGAQVLGIKLTLNKRYITLAPVATLIGVAFRMYDPDGLIGDTQDIGISLALVPRDTAGLEIGRRHFPLNSPFQNGPIRGRDIFVPLSQLIGGEDYAGQGWRMLMECLSIGRSITLPSTASGGSKMGAVTVGAYARIRKQFGLSVGRFEGVEEALARMGGHAYAISALSQATAAAVARGENPAVPSTISKYHCTEMGRNVAKDAMDVIGGKGIILGPRNFAGRAWQASPIAITVEGANIMTRSLMIFGQGAILCHPWVMKEMKATQLADPRERLDAFDTALFGHIGYAISNAVRSFWFAITGSRFGAAPGDAYTRRYFRKLNRYSANLSLMADVSMLLLGGKLKFKESLSGRLGDVLSQLYIVSSMLKRYEDEGRPDSDQPLLAWAVHDAVNKIETALSGALRNFPVRPVAWLLWPVIFPLGRRAQAPSDRLGHKVASILMTPNDARDRLAEGVFTTPTALNPGGRIYSYLPKFVLAEPVERKFQKALKNSDIEALEFDDQLAEGVREGWITNEEAAQLKELRVLTLDTITVDDFDPEELRSAGYAALVKAEDDARREVA
- a CDS encoding metallophosphoesterase, yielding MRQRRIFRDLVPARWRRWGWLASALLGVGLLVLVYGLFVEPRRLVERDHVLQLPHWPKACDGLRVDVVSDIHTGSFGNGTGNLDRVVARLRASNADIVLMAGDYVILKVLFGGYVPGRVFAHHVAPLAADKRVYAVLGNHDWWKDGRQVSAALTGVGVEMIDNASIPVVHGECRFYLAGLGDELEGSPDIDMAYGGIPADAPVIALMHEPATFARIPARTALSVAGHTHGGQINPFSSPWRTAEYAPHSHWLRGQVRDGGRLLFVTPGIGTSILPIRIGVTPEISRLTLKRQPERAAE
- a CDS encoding phosphoenolpyruvate carboxykinase (GTP), which produces MTDIAQNAQSQLEALNQWVLEVARLTRPDRIHWCDGSDAENTQLIEAMLADGTLIKLNDATHPNSYLHRSHPDDVARVEHLTFVCTSQRDDAGPNNHWMEPEIARNQMKSLFDGCMEGRTMYVVPYCMGPIDSPLSRCGVEITDSPYVVANMRIMTRMGAAALARIEREGSFVKGLHSTGDLNPDRRFIMHFPEDLEIQSFGSGYGGNALLGKKCHALRIASHQARSEGWLAEHMLILGIENPKGETHYIAAAFPSACGKTNLAMLIPPEGYVRDGWKISTVGDDICWMRPGADGRLYAINPEAGFFGVAPGTSEKSNPNALASLQRDAIFTNVAVTDDNQPWWEGLDKRVPAIDWRGNAYDCNAGKPAAHPNSRFTVSARQCPSYSPHAEDAQGVPISAIVFGGRRASLVPLVFEARDWTHGVLVGASMGSETTAAATGAVGVMRRDPMAMKPFAGYNFADYFAHWLSFDNAGAKLPKVFHVNWFRKGEGGDFLWPGFGDNMRVLEWMLKRVAGEAGSIETPIGHLPKLDDINLDGVTLTDEAREKLFGYDRDGWRQEFAGIGEYLDEYGPRMPEALKAEQERIFSALKD